In Nitratidesulfovibrio sp. SRB-5, the sequence TACTACGCCGACAGTGGAGCATCCATATCCGGCAACAGCATTCCTTATGACAATATACGACGTTCAAATGCGCGGCTTTCATCATCGGGCGCCACCGTCAACTGGATTCCCGACGACTACGAGCAATGGACGAGCAGCACGGACTACTTCACCATTGTCGAATGGGATGGGGTCAACACTGTTGGCGCAGGCAGTCTGAGCGAACGTCTTGGGGACAGCACCGACAGGCGAACCATCATAACGAGCCCCAACCTGCTATCTCCGGCCTATGACCCCAACAACCTGCCGGACTCGATTGCCGAAGGGATAGCTTTTGCCACGTCCGGCGCAAGTGGTGACACCATCTACTTCGACGACTTCGGCCTGCAACTGGACCTGCGCAGCGGCAAGGGTTTTCTGCCGCCCATCCAGCAGTAAAGGCGCAACGGGCATGGGGTGATGTGAGCGACGGGGGAAGCACCGGGCGGGGGACGGCGCGCGGGCGACGCACATATCGTGTTGCGTGACGTGCGTAACGCAGCCAACGCAGGAAAACAGGCGCGCCCCCCGATGGTTCAGGGGGCGCGCAAGCGTGGCGATGTGGGCAGGGCGGGCAGCCGGAAGACGGCGATGGTACCCGGCGCGAGAAAAGGCGGAACAGCGACGAAAACCGGCGATACGGATGACTGCCCCGGCTACTGGGCGCCCTCGCCGCCGGAGGATTCACTGCCCGCGTCCAGCAGTTTGAGGCGGCTTTCCACCTCGTTGATGCGGCCTTCCACCTCGTTCTGGTGGTAGCGCGAACGCTGCTTGGCGTAGCCGTCGCCCTTGGCGCGGGCGCGCCGGTTGTCGAGGTCGTAGGCCTCTTTTTCCTTCTGGAGTTCCTCCAGGCGGCGTTGCAGGGCCTCGCGCTCTTCCGCCTTGGGGTCCGGCCCGGACTGCACGGCGGGCAGCATCTGACCATCAGAACCGATGCCGGGCACGCCGGGTTGCAGGGGCTGACCGTCGGGGCCGAAACGCAGTGGTTGGCCGTCCGGCCCCGGTATGGGCTGGCCGTCCGCCCCCACGAGCACGCCATCCACCACGTGCGCACCTTCCATGCCGGGCAGGGCGACGCCGGAACCGCCAGCAGCGTCGGGGGCACCGGGCCTCCCCTCGCTGGGCGTGGCGGAAAGACTTTTCATGTCGGCGGGGGCCTGCGCCGGGGGCTTGTCGGTAATATGCTTCACGCCCTTTTCGTCGGTCCAGATGTAGACCTTGCCGCCAAGGGCCACGCCCGGCGCAACCAGCAACCCGGCCACCAGCAATGCCGCCAGCGGCGCACCCGGCTTACGCAGTGAGAACATCGACACCTCCCATGCATCACATGACATTCAGGCCACATTCGACGCCCGCTCCGGCATCCGGCCCCCATGCGGCACCATACACCACCGGGGCAGCATCAGCCACGCCCATTAGATGGCGCGGGCGGAGCCGCATGGCCCTGCTGGCGGCGGCTCTGACGCTGGCCCTTGCCGTACCTGCCGGGGGTATCGGCGGCCTTGTCCGCCCCGCCGCCGCGGCATCCGCTGGAGAAGTCGTCACCATCTACCGCTACGTGGACGAGGACGGCGTGGTGCACCTGACCGACAAGCCAAAGGGCGACACACGCTACCGTGTGTTCGGGCGGTTTCGGGTGCAGGAACTGGTGAAGGCCGTGGGGCCGGTGGGCATCAAGGGGCTGGCCGCCAAGCACGGCGCGCGCCACGGCGTGGACCCGCGCCTGGTGGAAGCGGTGATTGCCGTGGAATCGAACTACGACCCCACGGCGGTTTCGCCCGCCGGGGCGCAGGGGCTGATGCAGATCATGCCCGGCACCCAGCGCGACCTGGGGGTTTCCGCGCCGTTCGACGCCGACGCCAACGTGGAGGGCGGCGTGCGCTACCTGAAATCGCTCATGGACCGCTTCGGCGAGTTGCCGCTGGCGCTGGCCGCCTACAACGCCGGGCCGGAACGGGTGGCGAAGCACGGCGGCATTCCGCCCATACCGGAAACGCAGCAGTACGTGACCAAGGTGATGGATACCTATGCCCGGCTTTCGCGGTAGGGGCTGTCTCTAAATTGTCCTTTCGCCCGTTGGCATCGTCAAACTTCACCCGCCATTTCGGTCGAATACGAGAAGAGTATACTCCCTCATGGCGGGCTTGTTTTCCTTGCCAACGAACGAAATGCCTAATTTAGAAACAGCCCCTAGCGGCTATTCCAACTTGTCTTTTCGCCCGTTGGAAAAAGGATGGCTGCTGGCCGGGGCTGTTTCCGAATCAGGACGGTTCAGACCGGCTTTCCGGTGACAAATCCGAACCACCAGCGCACCAGCGCCGGGCCGTACAGCATGTAGATCATGGCCCCCAGGCTGAGGAACGGACCGAAGGGAATGGCCACCTCGCGGGCGGACTGGCCCTCTTCGCGGCGGCGCAGGAACCACGCGGCGGCCAGCAGGGCCGAAAGGCCCGCCAACAGCGTGACCACGGGCAGGGCCTGCCAGCCGCACAGTCCGCCGATGAGCACCATCAGCTTCACGTCGCCAAGGCCCATGCCGTCAATGCCGCGCACCCGCTTGAAGCCCGCAAGCACCAGCCAGAACGCGCCGCCGCCCGCCACCGCGCCGATCAGGCTGTCGGCCAGGGGCATGCCCAGCAGCAGCACGGCGGCCACCGGGGCGGCCACGGCGCCGGTCAGGGTGATGACATCGGGCAGGATGAACGTTTCGAAATCAATGAACGAGGCCACCAGCAGCGCCCCGCCGAACACCATGTACACGGCGAAGGGCCACGTGGCGCCAAAGCGAAAGGCCAGCAGCAGGGCCAGCAAGCCGGACACGGCCTCGACAGTGGGATAACGGGGGCTGATGCGCTGGCCGCAGGCATGGCAGCGTCCGCGCAGCGCAAGATAGCTGAGGATGGGCACAAGATGCCACGGGCGCAGCCGCGCGGCGCAGTGCGGGCAGTGCGACGGCGGCCATAGCAGCGACTGGCCCTCGATGGCCCGGTGGATGCACACGTTGTAGAAACTGCCAAGCACAAGGCCCAGCACCAGCGCAAGCCACGGAAAGACGGCGGGGTCGGTGTACGGCATGGTGTCTCGGCTCCTTCATTGCGTTGCGCAAGCGACTTCTAGCAGAAGGGGCCGCGACACGCCATTAGTATACGATACTTGATTATTCCGCCCATCCGCATAGGATCGGGCCAGCCTTTGAGGCGGCATCGGGCAGGCGGAAAAAGGCATCCGGAAGGCAGGAGCGGGCATCCGCCCCGATCCGGCCAACGAAGATGCAGCCGGATTCGACCATACGTGAACCGGGCCTCGAACCGGCAGGGAACCGGCCCCGATTTACCCCGATCTGCCCCGATCTGCCCCGGTTTACCCCGATCTGCCTCGAACCGGCGCACACATCCCCCACCGCCGCCCGCGCGGCGCAAGGAACCACGCATGGCACGCATCGACCAGTTCTTCCACATCCTGCACGGGCTTGGCGGCTCGGACCTGCACCTTTCCAGCGGCTGCACGCCCATGGTGCGCGTGCACGGCACGCTGCAACGGCTGGATCACCCCGCGCTGGACGACGCCACCCTTGCCGCCATGCTGGACGAGATCATTCCGCCCGCCCGGCGCGACGAATTCGCCGCCAGCGGCGACCTGGACTTCGGCTACGCCGTGCCCGGCATGGCCCGCTACCGCGCCAACTTCTACCGTCACGAGCGCGGCGTGGGCGCGGCCTTTCGCGAGATTCCAGGCAACATCCCCTCGGTGGAGGCGCTGGGCCTGCCCCCGCTGCTGCGCGACCTGGCCATGCTGCCCAAGGGCCTCGTGCTGCTGACCGGC encodes:
- a CDS encoding DUF4124 domain-containing protein, producing MFSLRKPGAPLAALLVAGLLVAPGVALGGKVYIWTDEKGVKHITDKPPAQAPADMKSLSATPSEGRPGAPDAAGGSGVALPGMEGAHVVDGVLVGADGQPIPGPDGQPLRFGPDGQPLQPGVPGIGSDGQMLPAVQSGPDPKAEEREALQRRLEELQKEKEAYDLDNRRARAKGDGYAKQRSRYHQNEVEGRINEVESRLKLLDAGSESSGGEGAQ
- a CDS encoding lytic transglycosylase domain-containing protein, with the translated sequence MALLAAALTLALAVPAGGIGGLVRPAAAASAGEVVTIYRYVDEDGVVHLTDKPKGDTRYRVFGRFRVQELVKAVGPVGIKGLAAKHGARHGVDPRLVEAVIAVESNYDPTAVSPAGAQGLMQIMPGTQRDLGVSAPFDADANVEGGVRYLKSLMDRFGELPLALAAYNAGPERVAKHGGIPPIPETQQYVTKVMDTYARLSR
- a CDS encoding prepilin peptidase, producing MPYTDPAVFPWLALVLGLVLGSFYNVCIHRAIEGQSLLWPPSHCPHCAARLRPWHLVPILSYLALRGRCHACGQRISPRYPTVEAVSGLLALLLAFRFGATWPFAVYMVFGGALLVASFIDFETFILPDVITLTGAVAAPVAAVLLLGMPLADSLIGAVAGGGAFWLVLAGFKRVRGIDGMGLGDVKLMVLIGGLCGWQALPVVTLLAGLSALLAAAWFLRRREEGQSAREVAIPFGPFLSLGAMIYMLYGPALVRWWFGFVTGKPV